In the genome of Excalfactoria chinensis isolate bCotChi1 chromosome 20, bCotChi1.hap2, whole genome shotgun sequence, the window gagaaaagaataaaagaaaaggaaacaaaagccgGGCTCTGTGTGGTGCCACCGGGATGTGGGGACGGGGCGAGGGGCAGCGCGGTCACAAAGGTGGCACCTGGGGGGGCTCACAACCCTCCCCATCATCCACCCCGATGGTGGGTGATGCAGTGGTGGGGAAGgcggcagctctgctgtgctggggggttACAGCTCTGGGAGTGCTGGCAGCCATGGGTGTGAGCAGCGGGACACAGAGACACCACGGCCACCAGCTCACACCGCCAGCAGCCATCACCACAACGGTGCCACCACAGCCACCAGCTCTGGGGACGGTGTCTCCATGGCCACCAGCTCCAGGGACACATCACTGCCATGGCCACCAGCTCCAgggcctcctcctccccccccacgCCTCCCCCCTTATAGCTTTAGGGACCCCCAGCCAGGCACAGGGACCTCACTGCTCCTCAGTCTCACTTCTGGGTACCTACTGGGCTCTGGATGCCAGCAGGGATGTGAGGCAGGGGGACAAACATGGGAACAGGAAGGGAACAAAAGGTGCCCCCCCAGggcagccaccagcagcacagagcagccaagctgtgtgtgtgacagGGGTGTCCCagtggggggggtgggaggtgaCACAAAGCTGTGCCGGGACTCCGTCCCTGGGATGCACCTCAGTTTATGCAGAGGGAATGGGAGCGTGTGTGAGGAGGAAGCAAAGTATGGGGGGGTGatcaagttttctttttcagtgtttattagaaacaaaacggggggaaaaaaaaggggttGTGGGTcctgtggtggtttttttttttttcctttttttccttttttcctccttttcttagAAAGACTGTGGCAGCCGGCAACGGCGGTGTGGGctgagggggagggggggtccTTACCTGCTGGGGGTACCGAGCCCCCACCAACCTCTGTCCTTTACTGAGGTGCCCGCTGGGGGCAGTGCCATCTCTGCAGGCACCCCCCACGTCCACCCCCACACCGGGGCGGGCAGCCGGGTCCCGGCAGGGCCACGCATTAAGGCAACCATCCTGCTGCGCCCCGTCGTGCTGGGGGGAGTTCCCTGCCAGAGTGGGGCCACTATCGCTACGGGCTATATGTACACACCCCGCAgccgaggggggggggggccgccCCGGGGCTGTTTGTGCTCAGTGATGggtcccccccacccccaaccaGGACAGGCAGAGCTGAGGGGGGGGCGCGGGTCtgtccccccccctccccacccggTGGGAGCGTCCGTGCGAGCCGGCAGCGCAGCTCTAGGAGTCCTTGAGCATGCTGATGCGGGCGTAGATCTTGAGGGCCGGCCCCAGTTTGATGTTCATGGTGCTCATCAGGTGGtcctccttcagcagcagcagcgcctgCCCATCGATCTCCTGCGCGCGGAACTCCTCTGCGATCTCCTGGCAGcctgcaggggaattggacaCAACGCagtcacagcacagccctgcagccaacGGAGCCCCTCTACGGTGTGACCCCGATCTCCTCACCCGGCAGCGAGCGGATGAACTCGTAGACGTCCTCCACGTTCCACTTGCTGGGTTCGCTGGGCAGGAAGCGGTGCCCGATGCCCGCCAGCTCCCTCACGTGCATGTCGGGCAGCTCCATGTCGTGCAGCTCCAGGTCACGCTCAGCCTGGCGCCGGCGGGAGGCAGACGAGCTGGCCGAGATGGGCGACAGCGGCTCCTCGTAGCTGGAGTTGTCTGAGCAGCGGCTCGAGTCCTCCTGGCTGTGGTTGAGCTGCAGCGATGCCGTCACCGAGAGCGGCCCCGAGCCCGGCGGGAGGGACACCGGCGTCTGCGGGACGGAGCCACCGGGCAGCACCGGTCCTGCGGCTCACTGCGCCCCCCGGGTCGGACCCACGCCCCCCCCCTCACCTGCTTCTTTGCGTCCTTGCTGAGCGTGGGCACTTTGCAGGCGCGGCGGCGGCCGTGGGGGGGCACTCCGGGCTTCTGCAGCTTGCTGCGGTCGGGGTGGAACAGCCCCACGCGTTTGGTGCAGCCCACGTTGTACCTGTGGGCAGCGGCGGGGGGGGAGGTGAGAGGAGGGCAGGGGAggggtgcagggctgggggccgGCCTTTACCCCTTACCTCTTGGCACACGCCATGGAGCAGAAACGCTTGGAGCGCTTGAATTTGTAGGCAAAGTCGACGCGGCCGCACAGCTCGCACTTCAGCTTCGGGGGGGCTCCCTCCTCTTTGGACTCTGCTGAGAGAGAGCGAGCAGCGGGCGGCTGAGCACAGGAGGGTCCGAGTCCTCCCGGCGGTCCCGGCGTCACCGCTCACCTTGCAGGTAGGGCTCCTCCATCTCCGAGTCCGTGGTGGTGGTGTTGTCGTGCTGCGGGGCACGTTCCGCCAGCAGCTCCTGCGCATACTGCGGCTTCAGGCCCCCCACCAGCAGCGAGGAGCGCCCCACCTGCGGGCGGCAGCGGCGTCAGCGGGGCCGGGGAACGGCGGGGGAGCgggggagggagcggggggggggggtgggaacGCGTTGCGTTACGGAGGAGAGAAACGTACCGGGAAGGGCTCGGCGCCCTCCTGGATGACGAAGCCCTCGATCACGTGCGTGAGGATCTGCGGCTTCACCACGGCCTGCGGCGGTTTGTTCTCACCATTGTGCGGGGCGGCGCCGGCGACGGTGGAGGCAGCGCTGCCGCTGCCCGAGGTCATGCcgggggcgggggcggcgggcggcgcaTCCACGCGCTCCGCGCCCGGCTCTGcggaggagggggaagggaggaggggggggatcGGGAGGAGGGAGCCGTCAGCTTCCACGCGGCAccgcccgcccccgccccgctcgGCCGCCCCGGGCCCGCCAGGCCGCGCCGCTCCCTCCTAGGCCGCGCTaggccccgccgccgccgctcccccaCATCGGCCTCACCTGACCGGGGCCGCGGCGGCTCCGGGCCGAGGGCGGATGCGGAAGTGAGGTCAGCGCCCACCGGGCCGGGCCGGAGCGGGGCGGCGCGCACTCACCGGCGGCGCTCAGCGGCGCGGCAGCCCCATGGCGGGGACAAAGGCGGCGGCGACGGCGGCGGAGCGGGGACAAaggcggagcggggccgggccgggccggggcggcggcggcggctgcgcggggcggggccgggcggcgaCCACGCCCATCGCCCTCATTGGCCGCCGCCGCGCGCGCGCGCGCTCCGCTCGACGGGCGGGGCTTCGGGGAAGGGGGCGGGGCGTCCGGCGGGAAAAGGGGGCGGGGCCGAGCGGAGCCACGCCCCGCGTGCCTCAGTTTCCCGCGCTTACCGTGCGCGGCGGCGCGCTCCCCCTGCGGCGCTTCGGgcccggggggcggcgggggggcggcggcggcgggcggagcggcggcgggaGGACTccgggcggcgggcggcgcgtCCCGGCGGGCGGCCTCGGCGGCACCCAGCGGCGGCTGCGGCGGGAACGGCGTCAGCGGGACGGGAGAGCGACCCGCAGCACGGGCGGGGGGCGGCAGGGACGGGCCGTCCGTGTGTGCGGGGGACACGCGATGTGTGCGCACGTTGGGGGCGGGGTGACGCTCCTACACGCGTGCGGGGTCACCTACGTGCAAGCACAGGCCAGGAACGCACTCACGTGCACATGGGACAGGTAGGGGTGTGCACGTGGACGCAGCCGACGCCTTACACACGCACACTTGAGTGTGAGCCACGGACACGCATGCAAGCACGGCCCCGGTGCATAAGCTCTGTGGACAGCCGCGTGCGGGCCGctgcacacacatgcatgtgGCACAACTGGGCACGGAGCAGGCAGCGGCGTGCAGGTCATGCTCACATGCAACGCTGGCAGAGCTCAGGCGTGCACCAGccgtgcatgcacacacacttgGATCCAGCACAGAGTCGCACACGTGCACAGAGCAGACATGCACACAGCAGACATGCACCCACCCAAGTGCTCAGGGTGCACCCTGACCCCCAGCACCCCCTGCTCTCTAAGGCCGGGGGGGTCCTCACCGTGCTGCCggtgggctgcagctgcaggatgaCGGCGGAGGCGTGCTGGAACTTGCGAGGTGCCCCATAGCAGCCGGGGTGCCCGTTGGGGGCTGCGCCCTCCGTCCCCACACCGTGGGGGGCTCCTGCTTTGGGCGGAGGGGCCGGACCAGGGCTGGCAGGGGGCAGCGGCTGGagctggggggcagctgggCCTGGAGGGGGCTGCCCACGGGGcgccagctgctgctgctgctgctgctgctgctgttgctgctggatgacgaactgctgctgctgttgcattgGCTTCGGTGGCTGCTGCAGgaactggggctgctgcagcggGGTGTAGGCtgtggggggaggtggggggatAAGGCCCAGGGGCTTCATCAGTGGTGCCACCCCCGAGCCCCCTCCCTGCGAGGCTGCTCCTCACCCTGGCGGCGTTCGCTCTTGGCTGGGATGAGGCTACGCCAGGGGGGTAACAGCAGCACCCTGAGGTTGGGTAACCCCAGGGGGTTGGTGGGTGTTGGGGAAGGGGCAGCCTTCACCCCCAGAGCTGAGCCACGAGGAGGAACCTCCTCCCCCTCTGATCCACCAGTGCTGGCACTGGGGCTTATACAGGTCCCCAGTGCAGATGGGGTGCCCAGAAAACAGCAGGGAGGGCCATCATTAGGTTTCAGAGTGAacacctgctgctccttgcagcaCCTAACGGTGTCCCAGCCCAACCCCAACACGGTGCCTTACCTGGGGTGACGAGTGGGTGGGCGGCAGCAGGGGCAGTGGCAGTGCGGGCCAGGGGGTGGGTGCGGGCATCGGGACCCTCAGCCTTTTTGAGGTGGTCACCGGGGTTCTCGGGTGGGGGGGCCCGGGGAGGGCCGGCCCGTGGAGTGCTGCCAGGGGGCTTCATGGCCAGGGCAGGGAGGTGGGGACCAGCGGGGCGCAGCGCCAGGCTGTGCACCTGCAATGGCAGCAGGTCAGTGGGCTGGGGGGAAAGGGGAATGTGGGGTGTATGGGGGGGGCTCACCTGGGGGGTGGCGGGTGGTGGGGCAGGCGGTGGGGCTGGCGGTGGGACAGGTGCAGGGCTCTCAGGCCGGACAGCGCTGACGGGGCCCGTGGGTGTGAAGATGAGCTGGGGGGAGAGAAGGGTGGGTGTGCATCCCCAAGGGTTGTGGGGGCACCCTGAGTGTCCCCCCCATGTCTTCATGTGATGGCAGAAGTGCGGGACATGTGGGATACTTGCCCACGTCCCTGCTCAATGCTGCTGTTCCCCATGTCCCTTGGGTGACCCTCTGGAGTCTGAGCACTCCGTTTCAGAGTAGCAGCCCTCTATGGGGTCTGGGCAAACACTCCACAGAGTGTAGGTATCCCATGAGATCCAGATACCCTGCTACTATAGCAGAGGGTACCCTCCTGGAGTGGGCTCCAACAGTGAGGTGAGGGACACCCTATAGGTCTGGGTGGCATCTCTTGGGGTCTGGGTACCACCAATAGGGTGAGGACACCCCATGAAGCCCATACAGCCCGTGCTGACACCCCATGTAGTCTGGGCACTCCTAGGGTGGGGACAGCGGGCACTCTATGGAGTCCAAGGATCTCAGAGCAGTGTGTGGTTACCCTGTGGGGTCTGGGCACCCATACGGCCAGGGCACCTCAAAGCAGAGCAACATTCACTCTGTAGGGTCAGGTGCCCCCTCAGGGGCCTTGCACCTTGCAGCCAGGTGATGGGCACTCTGTGGGGTCTGGTCACCCCATGGCAGAGCAATGGGCAACCTGGGAGATCTAGGCATCTCCCAGCACCCTACAGGGCCTGGCTACCCCACAGCTAGGGAAATCTAAAAGTTCTGTAGGCTCTGGTTACcctatgatggagtgatggacTCTGCATGCATCCAGCCCacccccacagcacagctgtggagCCCCATGAGCTGTGGGGGCAAAGGGGACCCTATAGCATCTGATTCCCGTGGGTCTGTGCTAACTTGCTGCATTGCGATGGCCAACCAGTAGGTCCCAGCTGCCCCACAGTGCCGTGGGGCCAAGTGCCTCTTACCATCTGTGCCCGCAGGTACATCTGTGCCTGGCTGGCGGTGAGGGCGGGCGAGGCGGCATTGCCCAGCAGGACAGCTTGCTGCGCGATGCCCGATGCGCCGGGGTTGACACTCTGTGCCCGGTTCAGGAGCTGGGCGGCTGCTGGCGATGTGGCCAGGTTGATCTGCAATGGGACAGTGGGGTTTTGGGGCCAGGGTGGGGGCTGCGGGGTGCTCCTGGCGAGCTGGGGACTCACCGTGGGCTGCTGCACAGGCGCCTGCTGCGTGCCATTGCTACCAGAGGAGCCGCTCTGCCTGTTGGCTGCCAGGCTGGCCTGGGGACGGGAGCAAAGCATTGTGTGTACATTGCACTGCGGCACCTACGGGTGACCCAGGGAGGGTGTGTACCTGCTGCACGGCCGCCAGGCTCTGGAGCTGGGCGCTggtgaggtgctgctgctgcagcgcGGCTGTCTGCAGCatcaggtgctgctgctgcggcGGCGTACATCTGCTGCAGGTACTGCGCCGCCGTGTTGGGCTGCCGGTGCAGGGCCTGCTGGATCACCTGTGGGGCAGCAGCGGGGCCGTGGGACACAACACCCAAGGCCACTCCGACCACAGCACCCTGAATGCTGCTCCACCTTATCCTTTAAGCAGAGCCCCCTAATGCATGCAGCGTTCCTGCTCTAAAACCCAAGAGGAGACCCAAGCACCCCAACCCCGGCCCCATTTGTAGGGTGATGGGTAGGATTAGggtgtgcagcacagccctacCTGGACAGTCTGGCGGTCGGGAATGCCGCTGTAGACAGAGATCTGCGGTGCAGGTGGGCGCGTGGTGCCGGTGCTGCTGGGCGTCGTGCCGgtgccaccagcactgctggaagGCGGAGGTGCCGGGACCTGCTCGTTCTCCATGGCAGTGGCAGGGGCCACGCAGGGCGGCTGGAGTGGCCTAGAGCTGGGGGAGAGCATGGAGGTGGGCATGGGGGTCCCATGGGGTGGGGAGCACAAGGGTGGTAGATGGAGCGGCCCTGCGTGCCCCAGCTGACCTCTACCTGTGCCCGGTGCAAGTGGCACCTCAGATCCTGAGGCAAAGGAAGGAAGTGTGGATGGACGGACAAAGGAAGGATGAACAGACAGGGATCGAGGAGAGTGATGAAGGGAGGAAGTGAGGGACGAAAGGAAGCAGGATGGACAGAATGATGGATGAGGAAGTGCAGCCAGGAagggcagaaggaagaaaaggatgaagggatgaagggaggaagggaagaaagaaaagaaagaagggaagaaagaagggaagaaagaagggaagaaagaagggaagaaagaaggaaagaaagaaggaaagaaagaaggaaagaaagaaggaaagaaagaaggaaagaaagaaggaaagaaagaaggaaagaaagaaggaaagaagaaggaaagaaagaaagaaggaaagaaagaaagaaagaaagaaagaaggaaagaaagaaagaaagaaagaaagaaagaaagaaagaaagaaagaaagaaagaaaagaaagaaagaaagaaagagaaagaaagaaagaaagaaagaaagaaagaaagaaagaaagaaagaaagaaagaaagaaagaaagaaaggaggaaagaaagaaagaaggaaagaaagaaagaaagaaagaaagaaagaaagaaagaaagaaagaaagaaagaaagaaagaaagaaagaaagaaagaagaaagaaagaaagaaagaaggaaagaaagaaggaaagaaagaaggaaagaaagaaagaaagaaagaaagagaaaagagaaaagagatgggaacgGACAAAGGGCAGGAGGGAAGGATGGACAGACAGATGAGGACACAAGTATgaaagggatggatggagggatgggtgGAAAAAGGGATGGATAAATGGAGGTAGAAAAGGCATGAAGGAATGAAAGAGggtggaaagagagaaagggaaggtaGAACAGATGGAAGGAACGAGGGGACAGACAGAAAGGACAAAGAGACAGAGGACAGAGACGGgaacaagcaagaaaaaggtggaaggaagcaaagaggaaagaatgaaagatgtAGGAATAGGATGAGCAGAAGGACAAACAGAAGGAATtagggaggggggaaaggacAAGGGCGGACAGAAtgacagcaaaggaagaaatagaagGATGGACAGAAGGATGGGAGGAAGGCcaaagggagggaaggaggacaGATGGGAAGGTGGATGTAAAGTTTGAAAGGGAcaagagggagaagggaaggatggACAGAAGGgaacaggaaagcaaaggagTGAGGGAAAGATGGACAGACATGAAAGAATAGACAAAGAGGGATGAAGGGAAGTAGAGGGATGAAGGGAGGGAAGGGTGGACAGAAAGATGGAAGGAAGTAGGAAAGGTGTGGAAGGATagacagacagaaatacaaaaggaGGGAGGATGGACACAAAGAAGTAGGAAATGAATAAGGGCGAAGGAAAGATGGGctgaagggaggaaagaagaaggaaagaagtgtAGGGAGGGAAGGATGTGCAACAGGATGGACGGGAAGAGGAAAGGGGCTAAGAAAAGGGATTGAAGGGTGCGAGGGAAGGACAGAAGGATGGACGGGCAGAAGGACGAGGACAGCGATGGAGGGGAAAGCGCTGTGTGCTGAGTGCCACTGGGGGGTGGGAGGtgagcagcagaagaaccaccaccaccaccgccATCATCTCTCCCAGCAAGGGCCGTGCCCACACTGCCAGGCCCCAGCACCCAATGGCTCTGTGGGCACCCACGCTTTGCTTACACGCACGTGTGCCCGCAGACCTCCGATAAGCAGCAAGAAACCCAAGGCCCCGTGCCACCGTGGAGGGTGCCACCATGGCGGGTGCCACAGCCAGCACCAGGGACAGCAGCGCCGGGCTGCCCACCATGGACAGCAGCCACGTGCCCACAGCGGGGGGTCTCGGTGCCAGGCGACCCCAACGGCCACGGCTCAGCCCCGCGGGGACCAACACGGCACAAGGCGGCAGGACGGCGGGACGCGGCAGTGCGATGCCCGCTGAGCTCCACGGCGTGAGGACGCGGGGTCACATCCCCGGAGGGCGCTGTTGTGCCAGCGCAGGTGGGACACGCACAGGTGTGACGGGGATCCACGCTGCAGGCGGCTGCCGACGCGCCGTCCGGTGCCCGTGACATCCGCCGCGCTCCGCTCTCAGCACCGCAGGGTTTGGGCGCCCGGGCCGCGGCTTCATCCCCGAGCGGTGCCGTGACGTCCCGGCGGCATCGGGGCGTCCCCACGCGTGGGGCCGCGACGGAGCTACGAACGCAGCGAGGAGCTTCCCCGCCGGTCCCCGTCCGTCCCCGCGTGCGGCACCGGGACGCGGCGGGGCGGTGACACGCACGGCGGGGCTCCGTGGCCTCGAACCCCACGCGGGGCCGAGCGGCGCGCGGTTCCCCCGCAGCCCCGGGCCGGCCCTCGGCTCTGCCGATCGCCGCACGTGGAGGGgccgcgcggggccgggccgagccTCCGCCCGAGGCGGCGTGAGCGC includes:
- the PHC2 gene encoding LOW QUALITY PROTEIN: polyhomeotic-like protein 2 (The sequence of the model RefSeq protein was modified relative to this genomic sequence to represent the inferred CDS: deleted 1 base in 1 codon), producing MENEQVPAPPPSSSAGGTGTTPSSTGTTRPPAPQISVYSGIPDRQTVQVIQQALHRQPNTAAQYLQQMYAAQQQHLMLQTAALQQQHLTSAQLQSLAAVQQASLAANRQSGSSGSNGTQQAPVQQPTINLATSPAAAQLLNRAQSVNPGASGIAQQAVLLGNAASPALTASQAQMYLRAQMLIFTPTGPVSAVRPESPAPVPPPAPPPAPPPATPQVHSLALRPAGPHLPALAMKPPGSTPRAGPPRAPPPENPGDHLKKAEGPDARTHPLARTATAPAAAHPLVTPAYTPLQQPQFLQQPPKPMQQQQQFVIQQQQQQQQQQQQLAPRGQPPPGPAAPQLQPLPPASPGPAPPPKAGAPHGVGTEGAAPNGHPGCYGAPRKFQHASAVILQLQPTGSTPPLGAAEAARRDAPPAARSPPAAAPPAAAAPPPPPGPEAPQGERAAAHEPGAERVDAPPAAPAPGMTSGSGSAASTVAGAAPHNGENKPPQAVVKPQILTHVIEGFVIQEGAEPFPVGRSSLLVGGLKPQYAQELLAERAPQHDNTTTTDSEMEEPYLQESKEEGAPPKLKCELCGRVDFAYKFKRSKRFCSMACAKRYNVGCTKRVGLFHPDRSKLQKPGVPPHGRRRACKVPTLSKDAKKQTPVSLPPGSGPLSVTASLQLNHSQEDSSRCSDNSSYEEPLSPISASSSASRRRQAERDLELHDMELPDMHVRELAGIGHRFLPSEPSKWNVEDVYEFIRSLPGCQEIAEEFRAQEIDGQALLLLKEDHLMSTMNIKLGPALKIYARISMLKDS